Proteins encoded within one genomic window of Episyrphus balteatus chromosome 1, idEpiBalt1.1, whole genome shotgun sequence:
- the LOC129907426 gene encoding uncharacterized protein LOC129907426, translating into MRSKFTFGKSRERFELNTSLVSTTDSSSNGECWYVNFTFNSTAMLPNVLDECKLPKHIKKSFSQESLENDLGLEIRESPTRERDFVFETRQTKLLDILGVQRKQVPLQESLNEMHAIEGIDIEKPILKAPLHSIENCVLPVSNYEDSDKEEIVKFENVDSPLICSKRKQIMICSNPSETQDQKISELNQSFYEKELDVIPHPLAVEIGSYCLSSHEKDRIFGVSMETQTPKLMGTFLNSLSSYMIKEVKDSEEQEVKETLSVPNSKVYLRKGFFKNKHRKTVKTKYDVFKEYFFDNIDQNLQFLFKINLKHKINIKISNFARVGVCKYCLKSLSYTNLFYSKINEDLRILSRFLNNILVCPRKSLWNGNYCCTIIVICLL; encoded by the coding sequence ATGCGTTCAAAATTTACCTTTGGCAAAAGCAGAGAAAGATTTGAATTGAATACTTCTCTTGTATCAACGACAGATAGTTCGTCAAATGGCGAGTGTTGGTACGTTAACTTTACGTTTAATTCAACAGCGATGCTCCCAAATGTTCTAGATGAGTGTAAGCTTCCGAAACATATTAAAAAGAGTTTTTCTCAAGAGTCATTGGAAAATGATCTTGGCTTAGAAATTCGCGAAAGCCCTACAAGAGAAAGGGATTTTGTGTTCGAAACTCGCCAAACCAAGCTCTTAGATATTTTAGGAGTGCAAAGGAAACAGGTTCCTTTGCAGGAAAGTTTAAATGAAATGCATGCCATAGAAGGCATTGACATAGAAAAGCCTATTTTAAAGGCACCTCTACATTCAATAGAAAATTGCGTTCTACCAGTTTCTAACTATGAGGATTCTGATAAAGAAGAAATTGTTAAATTCGAAAACGTAGATTCTCCTTTGATTTGttctaaaagaaaacaaattatgatCTGCAGTAATCCAAGTGAGACTCaagatcaaaaaatttcagaactAAATCAGAGTTTTTATGAAAAGGAACTTGATGTGATTCCTCATCCATTAGCAGTAGAAATAGGTTCTTACTGCTTGAGTTCTCATGAAAAAGATCGTATATTCGGTGTTTCAATGGAGACTCAAACTCCAAAATTAATGGGAACATTTCTTAATTCCCTTAGTAGTTATATGATAAAGGAAGTCAAGGACTCCGAGGAACAAGAAGTAAAGGAAACCCTAAGTGTTCCAAATTCTAAAGTTTATCTCCGCAAAGGATTCTTTAAGAATAAACACAGAAAAACGgtgaaaacaaaatatgatgtgtttaaagagtatttttttgataatattgatcaaaaccttcaatttctgtttaaaataaatttaaaacataaaataaacattaaaatctcCAATTTTGCAAGAGTTGGTGTTTGTAAATACTGCTTAAAAAGTCTTTCCTACACTAaccttttttattcgaaaataaaTGAAGATCTTCGTATTCTGTCAAGATTTCTAAACAATATTTTGGTATGTCCAAGGAAATCATTATGGAATGGAAATTATTGTTGTACGATAATAGTTATTTGCTTGTTGTGA